A single region of the Gemmatimonadaceae bacterium genome encodes:
- the tsaE gene encoding tRNA (adenosine(37)-N6)-threonylcarbamoyltransferase complex ATPase subunit type 1 TsaE: MTSLIPPLPPHGAYTMTLAELETFGVMLGRFAAKSLPCAIALAGDLGTGKTTLTRAIGRGFGVLEPVTSPTFALVHEYRARESARLFHLDLYRIKDPAELANVGWEALFDEPALVIIEWPDRAGALIPPDALAINLAHVAGDDATRRVSW, encoded by the coding sequence GTGACGTCGCTCATCCCGCCGCTCCCGCCGCACGGCGCCTACACCATGACGCTGGCCGAACTCGAGACGTTCGGGGTCATGCTCGGCCGCTTCGCCGCGAAGTCGCTCCCCTGTGCCATCGCGCTCGCCGGCGACCTCGGCACCGGCAAGACCACGCTCACGCGCGCCATCGGCCGCGGCTTCGGGGTCCTCGAACCGGTGACGAGCCCCACCTTTGCCCTGGTGCACGAGTACCGGGCGCGCGAGTCGGCGCGGCTCTTCCACCTCGATCTCTATCGCATCAAGGATCCCGCCGAGTTGGCGAACGTCGGCTGGGAGGCCCTCTTCGATGAGCCCGCCCTCGTCATCATCGAATGGCCGGATCGCGCCGGGGCGCTGATTCCGCCGGACGCGCTGGCCATCAACTTGGCGCACGTCGCGGGCGATGACGCAACGCGGAGGGTCAGCTGGTGA
- a CDS encoding bifunctional (p)ppGpp synthetase/guanosine-3',5'-bis(diphosphate) 3'-pyrophosphohydrolase has product MITPVLTDIIPKWELSADAHPERLDAALLSRAYRFSEKAHAGQTRRNGDPYVTHCVEVAKILAELQLDTVTVASALVHDVIEDTDATREDVEREFGREVAQIVDGVTKIGHLPTGSREERQVENYRKLLLSIAKDARVILIKLADRLHNMRTLEHLPEEKRRRIALETRDLYAPLAHRFGLAAMKAELEDLAFRYLEPEEYRALARLVQQKRADREALIQEMVGPLSQRLKDSGVVVHEVSGRPKHLWSIHKKMVKGDKSYDDVYDLYAIRVLVDSVPECYHALGVIHGAWSPLQERIKDYIAQPKSNGYQSLHTTVFGPRGTLFEIQIRTLEMHRTADYGIAAHWRYKEGEKGHGDDLDRALHWFRQVLELQLDAETPDQFLEFLKLDLYQDEIFVFTPKGDVIQLPKGATPIDFAFAVHSELGLHVQGAKVNGRIVPLSRELRNSETVEISRSPTARPSRDWLAHVRTGRARHRIRQWLRVEEHKASRQIGREILDRELRRRKMAKLTDDELAVAADVLKLGDADHVLASIAQGDVTITHILKAVFPDVEEHPDQHQVKASPLERLLDRMKRSDTSRGIRVQGADGLMVRYAQCCQPVPGDKVVGYVTRGRGVSIHRADCPNLLFLVHEPERRLEIDWKESEGERFVIRLHIEGNDRRGLYADLAAAVSGTGTDIKTLELKSTDGRVTGAALVEVENLVHLDKIIRAARRVKGVTEVSRRERLTADG; this is encoded by the coding sequence GTGATCACTCCCGTCCTCACCGACATCATCCCCAAGTGGGAGCTCAGCGCCGACGCCCATCCGGAGCGGCTCGACGCGGCCCTGTTGTCGCGCGCCTATCGCTTCAGCGAGAAGGCGCACGCGGGACAGACCCGTCGGAACGGGGATCCCTACGTCACGCACTGCGTCGAGGTCGCCAAGATCCTCGCCGAGCTGCAGCTCGACACCGTGACCGTCGCCAGCGCGCTCGTGCACGACGTCATCGAGGACACCGACGCGACGCGCGAGGACGTAGAGCGCGAGTTCGGCCGCGAGGTCGCCCAGATCGTCGACGGCGTCACGAAGATCGGCCACCTCCCCACGGGGTCGCGCGAGGAGCGGCAGGTCGAGAACTACCGCAAGCTCCTCCTCTCGATCGCCAAGGACGCGCGCGTCATCCTCATCAAGCTCGCCGACCGCCTGCACAACATGCGGACGCTCGAACATCTCCCCGAGGAGAAGCGCCGCCGCATCGCCCTCGAGACGCGCGACCTGTATGCGCCGCTCGCGCACCGCTTCGGCCTGGCCGCGATGAAGGCCGAACTCGAGGACCTGGCCTTCCGCTATCTGGAGCCGGAGGAGTACCGCGCGCTGGCGCGCCTCGTCCAGCAGAAGCGCGCCGATCGCGAGGCGCTCATCCAGGAGATGGTCGGCCCGCTCTCGCAGCGCCTCAAGGACAGCGGCGTCGTGGTCCACGAAGTGAGCGGGCGCCCAAAGCACCTCTGGTCCATCCACAAGAAGATGGTGAAGGGCGACAAGTCGTACGACGACGTCTACGACCTCTACGCCATTCGCGTGCTCGTGGACAGCGTCCCGGAATGCTACCACGCCCTCGGGGTCATCCACGGCGCCTGGTCACCGCTGCAGGAGCGCATCAAGGATTACATCGCGCAGCCCAAGTCCAACGGCTACCAGTCGCTGCACACGACGGTCTTCGGCCCGCGGGGCACGCTGTTCGAGATCCAGATCCGCACCCTCGAGATGCATCGCACGGCGGACTATGGCATCGCCGCGCACTGGCGATACAAGGAGGGCGAGAAGGGGCACGGCGACGACCTCGACCGCGCGCTGCACTGGTTCCGCCAGGTGCTCGAGTTGCAGCTGGACGCCGAGACCCCCGACCAGTTCCTCGAGTTCCTCAAGCTCGACCTGTACCAGGACGAGATCTTCGTCTTCACGCCGAAGGGGGACGTGATCCAGCTCCCCAAGGGCGCGACGCCCATCGATTTCGCCTTTGCCGTGCACTCGGAGCTTGGCCTCCACGTGCAGGGGGCGAAGGTCAACGGGCGCATCGTGCCGCTCTCGCGCGAGCTGCGCAATTCCGAGACGGTGGAGATCTCGCGCTCTCCCACGGCGCGCCCCAGCCGCGACTGGCTGGCGCACGTGCGCACCGGGCGCGCGCGGCATCGCATCCGGCAGTGGCTGCGCGTCGAGGAGCACAAGGCGTCGCGCCAGATCGGGCGCGAGATCCTCGACCGCGAACTGCGCCGCCGCAAGATGGCGAAGCTCACCGACGACGAGCTGGCCGTGGCCGCCGACGTGCTCAAGCTCGGCGATGCCGACCACGTGCTGGCGTCCATCGCGCAGGGCGACGTCACCATCACGCACATCCTGAAGGCCGTCTTCCCCGACGTCGAGGAGCACCCGGACCAGCACCAGGTGAAGGCGAGCCCGCTCGAGCGCCTCCTCGACCGGATGAAGCGCTCGGACACCTCGCGCGGCATCCGCGTGCAGGGCGCCGACGGCCTGATGGTCCGCTATGCGCAGTGCTGCCAGCCCGTGCCGGGCGACAAGGTGGTGGGCTACGTCACGCGCGGGCGCGGCGTCAGCATTCACCGCGCCGACTGCCCGAACCTCCTCTTCCTCGTGCACGAACCGGAGCGCCGGCTCGAGATCGACTGGAAGGAGAGCGAAGGCGAACGCTTCGTCATCCGCCTGCACATCGAGGGGAATGACCGCCGCGGCCTCTATGCCGACCTCGCGGCCGCCGTCAGCGGCACCGGCACCGACATCAAGACGCTCGAGCTCAAGTCCACCGACGGCCGCGTGACCGGCGCCGCCCTCGTCGAGGTCGAGAACCTCGTCCACCTCGACAAGATCATTCGCGCCGCTCGGCGGGTGAAAGGCGTCACGGAAGTGTCCCGGCGTGAAAGACTGACCGCGGACGGATGA
- the tsaB gene encoding tRNA (adenosine(37)-N6)-threonylcarbamoyltransferase complex dimerization subunit type 1 TsaB, whose product MTGDARAPGLTLAIDASTYVGTVAVLRDGVVIASREAMMRGEREERLMPAVLAVLGDAGASPRDLARVVCGAGPGSFTSLRIAAGIAKGIAHGANVPLYAVSSLALVVAGAEPVLPTGRYVVALDAMRGERYVQPVTMREDGQVTVERAPALATLEQLAEFGLTVVGPLEREPRPPHARGVARLLAACLTDGPVDLEGWEPSYGRLAEAQVRWEAAHGRPLATG is encoded by the coding sequence GTGACCGGCGATGCGCGCGCGCCCGGACTGACGCTCGCGATCGACGCCTCCACTTACGTGGGGACGGTCGCCGTGCTGCGCGACGGGGTCGTCATCGCGTCGCGCGAGGCGATGATGCGCGGCGAGCGCGAGGAACGGTTGATGCCCGCCGTCCTGGCCGTCCTCGGTGATGCCGGCGCGTCGCCGCGCGATCTGGCGCGGGTGGTCTGCGGGGCGGGGCCCGGCAGCTTCACGTCGCTGCGCATCGCCGCGGGAATCGCCAAGGGGATCGCGCACGGGGCGAACGTGCCGCTCTACGCGGTGTCGTCGCTGGCGCTCGTCGTGGCGGGCGCGGAACCGGTCCTGCCGACGGGCCGGTACGTCGTGGCGCTCGATGCGATGCGGGGCGAGCGCTATGTCCAGCCGGTCACGATGCGGGAGGACGGACAGGTGACGGTGGAGCGTGCCCCTGCGCTTGCGACTCTCGAACAGTTGGCCGAGTTCGGACTTACCGTCGTCGGTCCGCTCGAACGCGAGCCACGTCCGCCGCACGCGCGCGGCGTCGCGCGCCTGCTCGCCGCCTGCCTCACCGATGGGCCCGTCGACCTTGAGGGCTGGGAGCCATCGTACGGCCGCCTCGCCGAGGCGCAGGTCCGATGGGAGGCGGCGCACGGGCGGCCGCTCGCCACCGGATAG
- a CDS encoding TonB C-terminal domain-containing protein, translating into MIRAQARPTGIAAPLVASAALHVLVAAALVLASRAEGKVNLPPMYKVELIAAPAGPPAIGTVTDAPADAATKAKTPPKPTPDAVPLKKPAAANAKTATKATPVPKSKAGASAPRAGGGAVGGAGADVANIRTEGIDFPFPGYLQNIVRQVRLNFAPTDKSMRTAEVFFFIRRDGSMAGFRFLQKSGSYSFDLECQGAVEAAAAAKAWGPLPTQFMDDVLPVIFRFDPKTLR; encoded by the coding sequence GTGATTCGCGCGCAGGCGCGCCCGACGGGCATTGCGGCGCCGCTCGTCGCGTCGGCGGCGTTGCACGTGCTGGTTGCGGCGGCGCTCGTTCTCGCGTCGCGCGCCGAGGGGAAGGTCAATCTTCCGCCGATGTACAAGGTCGAGCTGATCGCCGCCCCCGCGGGTCCGCCCGCGATCGGGACGGTGACCGATGCGCCGGCTGATGCGGCCACGAAGGCCAAGACGCCGCCGAAGCCGACGCCGGACGCCGTGCCGCTCAAGAAGCCCGCGGCCGCGAACGCGAAGACGGCGACGAAGGCGACGCCCGTGCCCAAGAGCAAAGCCGGCGCCAGCGCGCCCCGCGCCGGTGGCGGCGCGGTGGGCGGCGCGGGGGCCGATGTCGCCAACATCCGCACCGAGGGGATCGACTTCCCGTTTCCGGGGTATCTCCAGAACATCGTGCGCCAGGTGCGGCTGAACTTCGCACCGACGGACAAGTCGATGCGCACGGCCGAAGTCTTCTTCTTCATCCGGCGGGACGGCTCGATGGCGGGCTTCCGCTTCCTGCAGAAGAGCGGGTCCTACTCGTTCGACCTCGAATGCCAGGGGGCGGTTGAAGCCGCCGCCGCCGCGAAGGCCTGGGGCCCGCTCCCCACGCAGTTCATGGATGACGTGCTCCCTGTCATCTTCCGCTTTGACCCGAAGACCCTGCGTTGA
- the rimI gene encoding ribosomal protein S18-alanine N-acetyltransferase, which translates to MATIRAATTADLPAIEAIECASFGDPWSLKSFTDSLAHGFVRMSVALEDGVVAGYAVVWVSGEECELANLAVDPPRRARGLGALLLDAALRQAHEEGLMVMFLEVRASNHAAQRLYASRGFHEVGRRPKYYQNPSEDALVLRRDLG; encoded by the coding sequence GTGGCGACCATCCGCGCGGCCACCACGGCCGACCTGCCGGCGATCGAGGCGATCGAGTGCGCGTCCTTCGGTGATCCCTGGTCGCTGAAGAGCTTTACCGACTCGCTCGCGCATGGCTTCGTGCGCATGAGCGTCGCCCTCGAGGACGGCGTTGTCGCCGGCTATGCCGTGGTGTGGGTCTCGGGCGAAGAATGTGAGCTCGCGAACCTCGCCGTGGATCCCCCGCGGCGCGCCCGCGGCCTCGGGGCGCTGCTGCTCGACGCCGCGCTGCGGCAGGCGCACGAGGAAGGGCTGATGGTCATGTTCCTCGAGGTCCGCGCATCGAATCACGCGGCGCAGCGGCTCTATGCCAGCCGGGGATTCCACGAGGTCGGACGGCGTCCGAAGTACTATCAGAACCCGTCCGAGGACGCCCTCGTCCTGCGCCGCGATCTCGGGTAG
- the ssb gene encoding single-stranded DNA-binding protein, protein MSRSLNKVTLIGNLGADPEIRTTSNGSKVASFSLATSRSWGGQGGSEKQEKTEWHKCVAWNGKAGGMGLADIIERYCKKGEKLYVEGRIEYRQYQDKENQTKYVTEINVREIMLLGGKGGDFEGSAPSRSRSAAPAKGAAAAPSGDFEEFPGGLEADDDLPF, encoded by the coding sequence GTGAGCCGCAGCTTGAACAAGGTGACGCTGATTGGAAACCTCGGGGCCGATCCCGAGATCCGCACGACGTCGAACGGGAGCAAGGTGGCATCGTTCTCGCTGGCCACCAGCCGGTCGTGGGGCGGGCAGGGCGGGAGCGAGAAGCAGGAGAAGACCGAGTGGCACAAGTGCGTCGCCTGGAACGGCAAGGCCGGCGGGATGGGTCTCGCCGACATCATCGAGCGCTACTGCAAGAAGGGCGAGAAGCTCTACGTCGAGGGGCGCATCGAGTATCGGCAGTACCAGGACAAGGAGAACCAGACCAAGTACGTGACGGAGATCAACGTCCGCGAAATCATGCTGCTCGGTGGCAAGGGCGGTGATTTCGAGGGGAGCGCCCCGTCCCGCAGCCGTTCCGCCGCCCCCGCCAAGGGCGCCGCGGCCGCCCCGTCGGGTGACTTCGAAGAGTTCCCGGGCGGCCTCGAGGCGGACGACGACCTGCCGTTCTGA
- a CDS encoding NAD-dependent epimerase/dehydratase family protein: MTSRALVTGGAGFIGSHIADALLDRGFHVVVLDDLSSGRRENVPAAAEFVQLDVRSADAARLLREGGFDVVLHQAAQIDVRKSVNDPVHDASINVLGALNLLEAVRAATSRPRFVFASTGGAIYGDFVTPPNVEEFAKDPDSPYGIAKLAVEHYLAYYGRIHGLEGAVLRYANVYGPRQDPHGEAGVVAIFCNRLLEGKPLTIFGDGRQTRDYVHVKDVAAANAAIATAPLPAVGRLDSRAMNIGTGVETDVVTLANTLLAVSGRSAALEFAPARPGEQVRSAVSIGKVQRQLGWRPQRTLEAGLKETFEYFAARRG, encoded by the coding sequence ATGACTTCACGCGCGCTCGTCACTGGCGGCGCGGGGTTCATCGGCTCGCACATCGCCGACGCCCTGCTCGACCGCGGCTTCCACGTCGTCGTCCTCGATGACCTGTCGTCCGGCCGGCGCGAGAACGTGCCGGCCGCGGCCGAATTCGTGCAACTCGACGTGCGCAGCGCCGACGCGGCGCGCCTGCTGCGCGAAGGCGGCTTCGACGTCGTGCTGCACCAGGCCGCGCAGATTGACGTGCGCAAGAGCGTCAACGATCCGGTCCACGATGCCTCCATCAACGTTCTCGGCGCGCTGAACCTGCTCGAGGCGGTGCGCGCGGCGACCAGCCGTCCGCGCTTCGTCTTCGCCTCAACCGGTGGGGCGATCTACGGCGATTTCGTCACGCCGCCCAACGTCGAGGAGTTCGCGAAGGATCCCGACTCGCCCTACGGCATCGCGAAGCTCGCCGTCGAGCATTACCTCGCGTACTACGGCCGCATCCACGGCCTCGAAGGGGCGGTGCTGCGCTACGCCAACGTGTACGGACCGCGGCAGGATCCGCACGGCGAGGCGGGCGTCGTCGCGATCTTCTGCAACCGCCTGCTCGAGGGGAAGCCGCTCACCATTTTCGGCGACGGCCGGCAGACGCGCGACTACGTGCACGTAAAGGATGTCGCCGCCGCCAACGCCGCCATCGCCACGGCGCCGCTCCCTGCCGTCGGCCGGCTCGACAGCCGCGCCATGAACATCGGGACCGGGGTCGAGACCGATGTGGTCACGCTCGCCAACACGCTGCTCGCCGTCAGCGGGCGCAGCGCCGCGCTCGAGTTCGCTCCCGCGCGTCCCGGGGAACAGGTGCGGTCCGCCGTCAGTATCGGTAAGGTGCAGCGCCAGCTCGGTTGGAGACCGCAGCGCACGCTGGAAGCGGGACTGAAGGAGACGTTCGAGTATTTCGCCGCCCGCCGCGGATAG
- a CDS encoding LysM peptidoglycan-binding domain-containing protein: MARIRVSLITPAFLGAALAVSAQQPTTPPSKAGAQPAAQVATPATHTVARGETLWSLAKQYLGDAYLWPEIYRLNTAVIEDPHWIYPGEVLKLPASVAGAAEAPQAAARSAPYDPNASTVFDPRRFKRQRGERVSANLLKSRQAVRPGEYLASPFVWIEGGPTGHGQVIKAATSQIVTPSLDVRVPQSQEAVYLRLPVGAPRVDGQRFMTYELGPVLSGQGQVIIVTGVVELQQDPGVGDARAVIRTRFRPINEGQGVTMLDTLIPQLDKHPAAIEFGLETQLRWVQDTPVIPTLGSYMILSLTSRDGVVPGDQVTLLAPLGKGLAGEEHAPEVAGVLQLLRVTPYGVSGILLGRTQASIATGMKGRLTAKMP; the protein is encoded by the coding sequence ATGGCCCGCATCCGCGTTTCGCTGATCACCCCCGCGTTCCTTGGTGCCGCGCTCGCCGTCTCGGCGCAGCAGCCCACGACGCCGCCGTCCAAAGCTGGCGCGCAACCGGCCGCCCAGGTGGCGACGCCGGCCACGCATACCGTCGCCCGCGGCGAGACCCTGTGGAGCCTCGCGAAGCAGTATCTGGGCGATGCCTACCTTTGGCCCGAGATCTACCGCTTGAATACGGCGGTCATCGAAGACCCGCACTGGATCTATCCGGGCGAGGTGCTCAAGCTCCCGGCCAGCGTCGCGGGGGCGGCCGAGGCGCCGCAGGCGGCGGCCCGCAGCGCGCCGTACGACCCGAATGCGTCGACCGTCTTCGACCCCCGTCGCTTCAAGCGGCAGCGTGGTGAGCGGGTCTCCGCCAACCTGCTGAAATCGCGCCAGGCCGTGCGCCCGGGTGAGTATCTCGCCTCGCCCTTCGTCTGGATCGAGGGCGGACCGACTGGTCACGGACAGGTAATCAAGGCGGCCACGTCGCAGATTGTCACACCCAGCCTCGATGTCCGCGTCCCGCAGTCGCAGGAGGCGGTCTATCTGCGCCTCCCGGTTGGGGCCCCGCGCGTCGACGGCCAGCGCTTCATGACGTATGAACTGGGCCCCGTCCTGTCGGGGCAGGGGCAGGTGATCATCGTGACCGGCGTGGTCGAACTGCAGCAGGATCCCGGCGTGGGCGATGCGCGCGCCGTGATCCGCACGCGCTTCCGCCCCATCAACGAAGGGCAGGGCGTGACGATGCTCGATACGCTGATTCCGCAGCTCGACAAGCATCCGGCCGCCATCGAGTTCGGCCTCGAGACGCAGCTTCGCTGGGTCCAGGATACCCCGGTCATCCCCACGCTCGGCTCGTACATGATCCTCTCGCTCACGTCGCGCGACGGCGTGGTGCCCGGCGACCAGGTGACCCTCCTCGCGCCACTCGGAAAAGGATTGGCCGGCGAAGAGCACGCACCCGAGGTGGCAGGCGTGCTGCAGCTCCTGCGCGTGACTCCCTACGGTGTCTCGGGCATCCTGCTCGGCCGGACGCAGGCGAGCATCGCGACGGGTATGAAGGGACGACTGACCGCCAAGATGCCCTGA
- a CDS encoding biopolymer transporter ExbD, giving the protein MRRRTHGDRTPLNADINVVSLIDVMMLLLVIFMMTAPLMQGGVDVRLPKTESRSLEPKGGVVVSVAANGRVYVDETGMSLPEFKSTFKMLSSKAGREGVYVRADQGAPYGVVAQVLATIQKAGIVNVGLVTEPESVQP; this is encoded by the coding sequence GTGCGCCGCCGCACGCACGGGGACCGGACGCCGCTGAACGCGGACATCAACGTCGTCTCGCTCATCGACGTGATGATGCTCCTGCTCGTCATCTTCATGATGACGGCGCCGCTGATGCAGGGCGGCGTGGACGTGCGCCTGCCGAAGACCGAGTCGCGGTCCCTGGAGCCCAAGGGCGGGGTCGTCGTCAGCGTCGCCGCCAACGGCCGCGTCTACGTGGACGAGACGGGCATGTCCCTGCCCGAGTTCAAGTCGACGTTCAAGATGCTCTCGTCCAAGGCCGGGCGCGAAGGCGTCTACGTGCGCGCCGATCAGGGTGCGCCGTACGGCGTCGTGGCGCAGGTGCTCGCCACCATCCAGAAGGCCGGCATCGTCAACGTCGGCCTCGTCACGGAACCGGAGTCCGTACAGCCGTGA
- the uvrB gene encoding excinuclease ABC subunit UvrB has translation MSSVPFDLQAPFEPAGDQPKAIAELTAGLARGDRFQTLLGVTGSGKTMTIANVIRNAGRPTLVLSHNKTLAAQLYGELKSFFPNNAVEYFISYYDYYQPEAYVPTSDTYIEKDASINEDIDRLRLRATSSLMEREDVIIVATVSAIYGLGDPVQYREQMVHLKTGQTIARDEILRGLVKIQYGRNDVAFERGTFRVRGDTVEIFPAYEEQAVRVELWGDVVERISKINPLTGETITPLTRTAVYPAKHFVTSRPTLERAVRLIQDELRERLAALKAAGKLLEAQRLESRTNFDIEMMLEVGTCAGIENYSRHLSGRASGERPAVLLDYFPEDFLVVVDESHVTLPQIGGMFNGDRSRKTTLVEYGFRLPSALDNRPLMFDEFLTLTPRAIFVSATPADLELQLSQGVVVEQIIRPTGLVDPVLEIRPVRGQVDDLLGEIRIRERKGERVLVTTLTKRMAEDLTDYLQQMGVRVRYMHADIDAIERMEIVRGLRLGEFDVLVGINLLREGLDLPEVSLVAILDADQEGFLRSDRSLIQTVGRAARHMEGKAILYADRITGSMQRAIDETNRRRAVQEAHNAAHGIVPRGVTKSTEQIRVLTRVADAREEREGREKARAGEKQQRKVAEAAAHYGVEDLPALVVQLEEEMKEAAKALDFETAARLRDELFEIKAAMGGRSHGARRGASWRAGR, from the coding sequence ATGTCTTCCGTCCCCTTCGACCTGCAGGCGCCGTTCGAGCCGGCCGGCGATCAGCCCAAGGCGATCGCCGAGCTGACGGCGGGGCTCGCACGCGGCGACCGGTTCCAGACGCTGCTCGGCGTCACCGGGTCGGGGAAGACGATGACGATCGCGAACGTCATCCGGAACGCGGGGCGGCCGACCCTCGTCCTCTCGCACAACAAGACGCTCGCCGCCCAGCTCTACGGCGAGCTCAAGTCGTTCTTCCCGAACAACGCCGTCGAGTACTTCATCTCGTACTACGACTACTACCAGCCGGAAGCGTACGTCCCGACGAGCGACACCTACATCGAGAAGGACGCGTCGATCAACGAGGACATCGACCGGCTCCGGCTGCGCGCCACCTCCTCGCTGATGGAGCGCGAGGACGTGATCATCGTCGCCACCGTCTCGGCGATCTACGGCCTCGGCGACCCGGTGCAGTACCGCGAGCAGATGGTGCACCTCAAGACCGGCCAGACGATCGCGCGCGACGAGATCCTGCGCGGCCTCGTGAAGATCCAGTACGGCCGCAACGACGTCGCCTTCGAGCGCGGCACCTTCCGCGTGCGCGGCGACACGGTGGAGATCTTCCCGGCCTACGAGGAGCAGGCGGTGCGCGTCGAGCTGTGGGGCGACGTCGTCGAACGGATCTCGAAGATCAACCCGCTGACCGGCGAGACGATCACGCCGCTCACCCGCACGGCGGTCTATCCGGCGAAGCACTTCGTCACCTCGCGGCCGACGCTCGAGCGCGCCGTGCGCCTCATCCAGGACGAACTGCGGGAGCGCCTCGCCGCGCTGAAGGCGGCGGGGAAGCTGCTCGAGGCCCAGCGCCTCGAGTCGCGCACCAACTTCGACATTGAGATGATGCTCGAGGTCGGCACCTGCGCCGGCATCGAGAACTACTCGCGGCACCTCTCGGGACGCGCGTCGGGCGAGCGTCCGGCCGTGCTCCTCGATTACTTCCCCGAGGACTTTCTCGTCGTCGTGGACGAGTCGCACGTCACGCTTCCGCAGATCGGCGGGATGTTCAACGGCGACCGGTCGCGCAAGACGACGCTGGTGGAGTACGGCTTCCGCCTGCCGAGCGCGCTCGACAACCGGCCGCTGATGTTCGACGAGTTCCTCACGCTGACCCCGCGCGCGATCTTCGTCTCCGCGACGCCGGCCGATCTCGAGCTGCAGCTGTCGCAGGGCGTCGTCGTGGAGCAGATCATCCGGCCGACGGGGCTGGTGGACCCGGTGCTCGAGATCCGCCCCGTGCGCGGGCAGGTGGACGACCTGCTCGGGGAGATCCGCATTCGCGAGCGCAAGGGCGAGCGCGTCCTTGTCACGACGCTGACCAAGCGCATGGCCGAGGACCTGACCGACTACCTCCAGCAGATGGGGGTGCGCGTGCGCTACATGCACGCCGACATCGACGCCATCGAGCGCATGGAGATCGTCCGCGGCCTGCGCCTTGGCGAGTTCGACGTGCTGGTCGGGATCAACCTGCTGCGCGAGGGGCTCGACTTGCCGGAGGTCTCGCTCGTCGCGATTCTCGATGCGGATCAGGAAGGCTTCCTGCGTTCCGACCGTTCGCTGATCCAGACGGTGGGGCGCGCGGCCCGCCACATGGAGGGGAAGGCGATTCTCTACGCCGATCGCATCACCGGCTCGATGCAGCGCGCGATCGACGAGACGAATCGTCGCCGCGCGGTGCAGGAGGCGCACAACGCGGCGCACGGCATCGTGCCGCGCGGCGTGACCAAGAGCACGGAGCAGATCCGCGTCCTGACGCGCGTGGCCGACGCGCGCGAGGAGCGCGAAGGACGGGAAAAGGCGCGGGCGGGCGAGAAGCAGCAGCGGAAGGTGGCGGAGGCCGCCGCGCACTACGGCGTGGAGGATCTTCCCGCGCTCGTGGTCCAGCTCGAGGAGGAAATGAAGGAAGCGGCGAAGGCGCTCGACTTCGAGACGGCGGCCCGGTTGCGGGACGAGCTCTTCGAGATCAAGGCGGCGATGGGCGGGCGCAGTCACGGCGCCCGCCGTGGCGCGTCGTGGCGGGCGGGACGGTAG
- a CDS encoding MotA/TolQ/ExbB proton channel family protein encodes MNSAIPTTPLELIVNSVLATKIVLALLLLLSLYSWGIMLAKWFEFRRMTKASQAFLREFARATRLEQAVAVARKAPASPFNRVFARAVNFLQDTALRDAEGNTKALRESQVEAMRLLLDAEVTTERDALGRFIPSLAVIGSASPLIGLLGTVLGVIDAFLGVAIKGSGNLGAVAPGVAEALIATAAALAVAIPATFAYNIFAARLNRFDGELEGFGSEVIALMAREGRV; translated from the coding sequence ATGAACTCCGCCATCCCAACCACCCCCCTCGAACTCATCGTCAACTCCGTCCTGGCGACGAAGATCGTGCTGGCGCTGCTCCTGCTGTTGTCGCTGTACAGCTGGGGCATCATGCTGGCGAAGTGGTTCGAGTTCCGCCGGATGACGAAGGCCTCGCAGGCCTTCCTGCGCGAGTTCGCCCGCGCGACCAGGCTCGAGCAGGCGGTTGCCGTGGCCCGCAAGGCGCCGGCGTCGCCCTTCAATCGCGTCTTCGCGCGCGCCGTGAACTTCCTGCAGGACACGGCGCTGCGCGACGCCGAGGGGAACACCAAGGCGCTGCGCGAGTCGCAGGTGGAGGCCATGCGCCTGCTGCTCGACGCCGAAGTGACCACCGAGCGTGACGCGCTCGGCCGCTTCATTCCGTCGCTCGCGGTCATTGGTTCGGCGAGCCCGCTGATCGGCCTCCTCGGCACCGTGCTCGGCGTCATCGACGCGTTCCTGGGTGTCGCCATCAAGGGGTCGGGCAATCTTGGCGCCGTCGCGCCGGGTGTCGCCGAAGCGCTCATCGCCACGGCCGCGGCGCTCGCCGTCGCCATTCCGGCGACCTTCGCGTACAACATCTTCGCCGCGCGCCTCAACCGGTTCGATGGCGAGCTCGAGGGCTTCGGTTCCGAAGTCATCGCCCTGATGGCCCGCGAGGGCCGGGTCTAG